In a genomic window of Streptobacillus felis:
- a CDS encoding DUF1294 domain-containing protein, with amino-acid sequence MNFLKLINNINIIILFNVFSFIIFGIDKFLAIKNMSRISEKMLLRISLLGPFGAIISMIFFRHKIKKKKFIFVYFFSTIHIFILLYLKYFRG; translated from the coding sequence AAATAATATAAATATTATTATATTATTTAATGTATTTTCATTTATTATTTTTGGAATCGATAAATTTTTGGCTATAAAAAATATGAGTAGAATATCTGAAAAAATGCTTTTAAGAATCTCTTTATTAGGACCATTTGGAGCAATAATTTCTATGATTTTTTTTAGACATAAAATTAAAAAGAAAAAATTTATATTTGTATATTTTTTTTCGACAATACATATTTTTATATTACTTTATTTAAAATATTTTAGGGGCTAA